One segment of Leptodactylus fuscus isolate aLepFus1 chromosome 7, aLepFus1.hap2, whole genome shotgun sequence DNA contains the following:
- the MOK gene encoding MAPK/MAK/MRK overlapping kinase isoform X2: MNKYKTIHKIGEGTFSEVVKTQSLKDGQYYACKKMKQLYKSIEQVNNVREIQALRRLSPHPNILMLHEVLYDRKSGCLALICELMDMNIYELIKERRQPLPETKIRNYMYQLCKSLEHIHRNGIFHRDVKPENILIKQDVLKLADFGSCRSVFSKQPYTEYISTRWYRAPECLLTDGYYTYKMDLWSAGCVFYEICSLHPLFPGLNELDQISKIHDILGTPASAVLRKFKQSRAMNFDFPPKKGSGIRQQLPGMLPECISLMAAMLEYDPDDRLSASKALQHPYFEEPRTLEKHSLPRKIGLTEKSNTAASMNYLMRIAGQGRRQAIKPLPELSFQHHGPTFPMELPKFNVPGVSKTVPFSTLKFQSVFPTPGNGGKLPIIPSVKYIDTKFDIHQHGKSMMMKPYHLPSLERKGGGL; this comes from the exons ATGAATA AATACAAAACAATTCACAAAATAGGAGAAGGGACTTTTTCAGAAGTCGTCAAGACACAAAGTTTAAAAGATGGGCAGTACTATGCCTGCAAGAAGATGAAGCAGCTGTATAAGAG CATCGAGCAGGTCAACAATGTGAGAGAGATTCAGGCCCTGCGAAGACTCAGCCCGCACCCCAATATCCTCATGCTGCATGAAGTGCTTTA CGACAGGAAATCGGGATGCCTCGCTCTGATCTGCGAACTGATGGATATGAATATCTATGAGTTAATAAAAG AGAGAAGACAACCCCTACCAGAAACTAAGATCAGGAATTACATGTATCAACTATGTAAATCTCTTGAGCACATACACAG AAATGGCATTTTTCACCGTGATGTAAAACCAGAGAATATTTTAATAAAG CAAGATGTCCTCAAGCTTGCAGACTTTGGCTCGTGTCGTAGTGTTTTCTCCAAGCAGCCATACACTGAGTATATCTCTACCCGCTGGTACAGAGCCCCAGAATGCCTCCTGACTGATGGCTACTACACCTACAAAATGGACCTGTGGAGTGCTGGCTGTGTTTTCtatgaaatctgcag CCTCCATCCTCTCTTCCCGGGTTTGAATGAATTAGACCAGATATCTAAAATCCACGATATCCTGGGCACTCCGGCCTCGGCTGTGTTGCGGAAATTCAAACA ATCAAGAGCTATGAATTTTGATTTCCCACCCAAGAAAGGGAGCGGCATCAGACAGCAGTTACCTGGCATGTTACCTGAATGCATTTCTCTCATGGCCGCAATGCTGGAATATGATCCCGATGACAGACTCAGTGCCAGTAAAGCCCTCCAGCATCCTTACTTTGAGGAGCCCAG GACATTAGAGAAGCATTCCCTACCTCGTAAGATAGGACTAACAGAGAAGTCAAACACTGCAGCCTCAATGAATTATTTGATGCGGATCGCAGGACAGGGGCGAAGGCAG GCCATAAAACCACTACCAGAACTTTCTTTCCAGCACCATGGGCCTACCTTCCCAATGGAGCTGCCAAAGTTCAATGTGCCGGGGGTATCAAAGACTGTACCCTTCTCCACACTCAAGTTTCAATCAGTTTTTCCTACTCCTGGAAATGGTGGAAAACTTCCCATAATTCCAAGTGTGAAGTATATAGATACCAAG TTTGACATCCACCAGCATGGGAAGTCGATGATGATGAAGCCATATCACTTACCTTCCCTAGAGAGAAAAGGAGGAGGATTGTGA
- the MOK gene encoding MAPK/MAK/MRK overlapping kinase isoform X1, translated as MNKYKTIHKIGEGTFSEVVKTQSLKDGQYYACKKMKQLYKSIEQVNNVREIQALRRLSPHPNILMLHEVLYDRKSGCLALICELMDMNIYELIKERRQPLPETKIRNYMYQLCKSLEHIHRNGIFHRDVKPENILIKQDVLKLADFGSCRSVFSKQPYTEYISTRWYRAPECLLTDGYYTYKMDLWSAGCVFYEICSLHPLFPGLNELDQISKIHDILGTPASAVLRKFKQSRAMNFDFPPKKGSGIRQQLPGMLPECISLMAAMLEYDPDDRLSASKALQHPYFEEPRTLEKHSLPRKIGLTEKSNTAASMNYLMRIAGQGRRQQAIKPLPELSFQHHGPTFPMELPKFNVPGVSKTVPFSTLKFQSVFPTPGNGGKLPIIPSVKYIDTKFDIHQHGKSMMMKPYHLPSLERKGGGL; from the exons ATGAATA AATACAAAACAATTCACAAAATAGGAGAAGGGACTTTTTCAGAAGTCGTCAAGACACAAAGTTTAAAAGATGGGCAGTACTATGCCTGCAAGAAGATGAAGCAGCTGTATAAGAG CATCGAGCAGGTCAACAATGTGAGAGAGATTCAGGCCCTGCGAAGACTCAGCCCGCACCCCAATATCCTCATGCTGCATGAAGTGCTTTA CGACAGGAAATCGGGATGCCTCGCTCTGATCTGCGAACTGATGGATATGAATATCTATGAGTTAATAAAAG AGAGAAGACAACCCCTACCAGAAACTAAGATCAGGAATTACATGTATCAACTATGTAAATCTCTTGAGCACATACACAG AAATGGCATTTTTCACCGTGATGTAAAACCAGAGAATATTTTAATAAAG CAAGATGTCCTCAAGCTTGCAGACTTTGGCTCGTGTCGTAGTGTTTTCTCCAAGCAGCCATACACTGAGTATATCTCTACCCGCTGGTACAGAGCCCCAGAATGCCTCCTGACTGATGGCTACTACACCTACAAAATGGACCTGTGGAGTGCTGGCTGTGTTTTCtatgaaatctgcag CCTCCATCCTCTCTTCCCGGGTTTGAATGAATTAGACCAGATATCTAAAATCCACGATATCCTGGGCACTCCGGCCTCGGCTGTGTTGCGGAAATTCAAACA ATCAAGAGCTATGAATTTTGATTTCCCACCCAAGAAAGGGAGCGGCATCAGACAGCAGTTACCTGGCATGTTACCTGAATGCATTTCTCTCATGGCCGCAATGCTGGAATATGATCCCGATGACAGACTCAGTGCCAGTAAAGCCCTCCAGCATCCTTACTTTGAGGAGCCCAG GACATTAGAGAAGCATTCCCTACCTCGTAAGATAGGACTAACAGAGAAGTCAAACACTGCAGCCTCAATGAATTATTTGATGCGGATCGCAGGACAGGGGCGAAGGCAG CAGGCCATAAAACCACTACCAGAACTTTCTTTCCAGCACCATGGGCCTACCTTCCCAATGGAGCTGCCAAAGTTCAATGTGCCGGGGGTATCAAAGACTGTACCCTTCTCCACACTCAAGTTTCAATCAGTTTTTCCTACTCCTGGAAATGGTGGAAAACTTCCCATAATTCCAAGTGTGAAGTATATAGATACCAAG TTTGACATCCACCAGCATGGGAAGTCGATGATGATGAAGCCATATCACTTACCTTCCCTAGAGAGAAAAGGAGGAGGATTGTGA